From Rutidosis leptorrhynchoides isolate AG116_Rl617_1_P2 chromosome 3, CSIRO_AGI_Rlap_v1, whole genome shotgun sequence, a single genomic window includes:
- the LOC139896365 gene encoding uncharacterized protein: MKHLLDHNSTDYQNESKGVEVFVGGLARSLTEEKVHKVFSTCGEIMEMRLIKDLQGGLKGFGFVRFTTKVAADKALRELNESMLEGKKIGVLPSAAQDTLFLGNLNKGWSADDFSKVVRQVFPDIVSIDLAQPVSGSDINKKFKNRGFGFVKFSSHAAAARAFRAGSRPDFVLGGTLHPNVKWAEEDTGADKDELAKVKIAFVRNLPSNTDENYLKSLFFPFGKVEKVVVHQSKGKSSVGFVHFTQRSHLDYAMAQLNDKIVQGPNGGPSIKLHIEVARPMDKKRKRILEDPQITQPREILNKFQPQVQEPISNSFNGHEATYRKEPVVADSHEAAVLMLPVAVRERLLRILRLGIATRYDIEVESLANLAELPESNAILVLDQFMLSGAEQHDKGAYLAGLISKYQVEKLRSNQLLSSLSRSRDPNVREPVGLTSRVQIPTVDSLASHVDPNVPRLDSYASRYPSLYPDYRLSSHAGVARTEEISPLRMHDLPGSSSTTATYSRYLVNSHGPASYVNVEEMGPTQSHQIPVSSSAAYPKTAAQDTYRIPPSSLAYARSGSDPQVTTQSGDRQASRPQMRFDPFTGQPYKFDPFTGEPIVQESLPSHTNYENY, from the exons ATGAAGCACTTATTGGATCATAATTCAACTGATTATC AGAATGAAAGCAAAGGTGTGGAGGTTTTTGTTGGGGGTTTGGCACGTTCTCTCACTGAAGAAAAGGTTCACAAG GTGTTCTCAACTTGTGGAGAAATCATGGAGATGCGATTGATAAAGGATCTACAAGGAGGTTTAAAG GGATTTGGCTTTGTACGCTTCACAACAAAAGTGGCTGCCGATAAAGCTCTGAGGGAGTTAAACGAATCTATG CTAGAAGGGAAAAAGATTGGCGTTCTCCCGTCAGCTGCACAGGATACACTATTTTTGGGGAACCTTAATAAAG GGTGGAGTGCTGATGATTTCAGTAAGGTTGTCCGCCAG GTTTTTCCAGATATTGTATCAATTGATCTTGCCCAGCCCGTAAGTGGCAGTGATATTAACAAAAAGTTCAAGAATCGAGGCTTTGGTTTTGTTAAGTTTTCATCTCATGCC GCTGCAGCACGTGCATTTAGGGCTGGTTCTAGACCAGATTTTGTTCTTGGTGGTACTTTGCATCCTAATGTTAAGTGGGCTGAGGAGGATACCGGAGCTGATAAGGATGAACTTGCTAAG GTAAAAATAGCATTTGTCAGAAACCTGCCCTCCAATACTGATGAAAACTACTTGAAGTCACTCTTCTTCCCATTTGGAAAG GTAGAGAAAGTAGTGGTGCACCAGAGTAAGGGAAAATCTTCAGTTGGATTCGTTCATTTTACTCAACGATCA CATCTTGATTACGCCATGGCGCAACTAAATGACAAAATCGTCCAAGGGCCAAATGGTGGTCCATCAATTAAACTACAT ATTGAAGTTGCAAGGCCCATGGACAAGAAACGGAAAAGGATTCTTGAAGATCCCCAAATCACTCAGCCTCGTGAGATTTTAAATAAATTTCAACCTCAGGTTCAGGAGCCAATCTCGAATTCCTTCAATGGCCATGAAGCGACTTATCGAAAG GAACCTGTAGTTGCTGATTCTCATGAAGCTGCAGTTCTAATGTTACCGGTGGCTGTTAGGGAGCGGCTACTTCGAATCTTGAGGCTCGGTATTGCTACTCGATATGAT ATTGAAGTTGAATCCCTAGCTAATCTAGCAGAACTACCTGAATCTAATGCGATATTAGTTCTTGATCAG TTCATGTTATCAGGAGCAGAGCAACATGACAAGGGAGCATATCTTGCCGGATTAATTTCTAAG TACCAGGTCGAGAAACTTAGATCGAATCAATTACTCTCGAGCTTGTCACGATCACGAGATCCTAATGTCCGGGAACCTGTGGGGCTCACCAGTAGGGTGCAAATTCCAACCGTTGATTCTCTTGCCTCGCATGTTGACCCAAATGTGCCCAG GTTGGACAGTTACGCATCTCGTTATCCTTCGTTGTATCCAGATTATCGCCTATCAAGTCATGCCGGTGTTGCAAGAACAGAGGAAATAAGTCCGCTACGTATGCATGATTTGCCTGGATCTTCTTCTACTACTGCTACTTACAGTCGATATTTAGTTAATTCGCATGGTCCTGCAAGTTATGTAAATGTTGAAGAGATGGGTCCCACCCAATCACACCAAATTCCTGTTTCATCTTCAGCAGCTTACCCTAAAACTGCTGCACAAGATACTTATCGAATACCACCCTCTTCATTAGCTTACGCAAGAAGTGGTTCCGATCCTCAGGTAACAACACAATCTGGTGATCGTCAAGCTAGTCGACCCCAAATGAGATTTGACCCTTTTACGGGTCAACCTTACAAGTTTGACccgtttaccggcgaacccattgtTCAAGAAAGCTTGCCTTCTCATACCAACTATGAAAATTATTAA